In Alicyclobacillus vulcanalis, a single window of DNA contains:
- a CDS encoding response regulator, translated as MPAHILVVEDEEPIANILRFALEREGYRVSLAYDGEEALERWRALQPDLILLDVMLPEVDGFDVLRAVRQASGVPVIILTAKDDEVDKVLGLELGADDYVTKPFSTRELVARVKANLRRASDVLREHRDSERYVVQDLVIDLAEYTVTKAGQPVPLTHREFQVLAVLAAHPGRVFTRDQLVDQVWGSDYVGDTRAVDVTIRRLREKLEPDPSQPRYVLTRRGVGYYVRNE; from the coding sequence ATGCCTGCGCACATCCTGGTGGTGGAAGACGAGGAGCCCATCGCGAACATCCTCCGGTTTGCGCTGGAGAGAGAGGGATACCGGGTCTCCTTGGCGTACGACGGCGAGGAAGCCCTGGAGCGCTGGCGGGCCCTCCAACCGGATCTGATTCTGCTCGACGTCATGCTGCCGGAGGTCGACGGCTTCGACGTGCTTCGGGCCGTGCGGCAGGCCTCGGGCGTGCCGGTCATCATTCTCACGGCGAAGGACGACGAGGTCGACAAGGTGCTCGGGCTCGAGCTCGGCGCCGACGACTACGTCACGAAGCCTTTCAGCACGCGCGAGCTGGTGGCGCGCGTCAAGGCGAACCTGCGGCGGGCGTCGGATGTGCTGCGCGAACACAGGGACAGCGAGCGGTACGTCGTGCAGGACCTTGTGATCGATCTCGCAGAGTACACCGTCACAAAGGCCGGGCAACCGGTGCCGCTCACGCACCGCGAGTTTCAGGTGCTGGCCGTCCTCGCAGCGCATCCTGGCCGCGTCTTCACGCGCGATCAGCTGGTGGACCAAGTCTGGGGCAGCGACTACGTCGGCGACACGCGGGCGGTGGACGTGACGATCCGCCGCTTGCGCGAAAAGCTGGAGCCGGATCCGAGTCAACCGCGCTATGTGCTGACGCGCCGCGGCGTCGGGTATTATGTGAGGAATGAATGA
- a CDS encoding ATP-binding protein — MRFRSLRVKLVMVYTLLILFAVELIGAYFVQALTSSLVRNQAQTARTQAQLMATLIAPELSPGAKTSNSAVATLLQSVPQFLNGTVYVLNQSGYVMYTTAGGALVGQKRIDSVATQALLHRTFAQSVRYDPLSKSHLLAVAVPVTLHGAYLGVLEYVLSIQSTYETIHQATTIFYTGSIAVLAIVMILGAIVARALTRPVIEVTRQAEVMARGDFSQRLEAMSNDEIGDLVASINHLADELEEAIAANRLEQERLRAIITSMGEGVIVLDSLGQVLMMNRAARQMLTQAAGGEDEALRQLELDALMQGDVATGVRDVRVIGNTIFHVILTSVQRRGQVDGYVAVVRDVTEQEKLEQARRDFVSNVSHELRTPLTTVKSYLEVMRDLGEDEAETKREFLEVIARETDRMVRLTRDLLLLSGLDRGGRRSEEMRPIPVAGLLEGVVERFQLQAAKQELSLRVHLPQERGVCVYGDEDMVNRVLDNLVSNALKYTPPGGRIDVRAEVHAHQVTLVVADTGIGIPAEDLPHVFERFYRVEKGRSRRGGGTGLGLALAREMVERMGGEIRMESELQRGTTVYVTLRRAEEDAA, encoded by the coding sequence ATGCGGTTCCGAAGCCTGCGCGTCAAGCTGGTCATGGTGTACACGTTGCTCATCTTGTTCGCCGTGGAGCTCATCGGCGCGTATTTCGTTCAGGCGCTGACGTCGTCGTTGGTGCGCAATCAAGCGCAGACGGCGCGGACGCAGGCCCAGCTCATGGCGACGCTCATCGCGCCCGAACTGTCCCCGGGTGCCAAGACGTCGAACAGCGCCGTGGCCACACTTCTCCAGTCGGTGCCCCAGTTTCTCAATGGCACGGTCTACGTCCTCAATCAGAGCGGGTACGTGATGTACACCACGGCCGGCGGCGCGCTCGTGGGCCAAAAGCGCATCGACTCCGTCGCCACGCAGGCGCTGCTTCACCGCACGTTCGCGCAATCCGTGCGCTACGATCCTCTGTCCAAGAGCCACCTGCTCGCGGTCGCGGTGCCGGTGACCCTGCACGGCGCTTACCTCGGCGTGCTCGAGTACGTCTTGTCCATTCAGTCCACCTACGAGACCATCCACCAAGCCACCACCATCTTCTACACCGGCTCCATCGCCGTCTTGGCCATCGTCATGATCCTCGGCGCCATCGTGGCGCGCGCGCTCACGCGGCCTGTCATTGAAGTGACGCGCCAGGCGGAGGTCATGGCGCGAGGGGACTTCTCGCAGCGCCTGGAGGCGATGAGCAACGACGAAATTGGCGATCTCGTCGCCTCCATCAACCACCTGGCCGACGAACTGGAGGAGGCCATCGCGGCCAACCGCCTGGAGCAGGAGCGCCTGCGCGCCATCATCACCTCGATGGGTGAGGGCGTGATCGTCCTCGACTCGCTGGGACAGGTGCTGATGATGAACCGAGCGGCGCGGCAGATGCTGACGCAAGCCGCGGGCGGGGAGGACGAGGCGCTGCGCCAACTCGAGCTGGATGCGTTGATGCAGGGCGACGTGGCGACCGGCGTGCGCGACGTGCGCGTCATTGGCAACACCATCTTCCACGTCATCCTGACCAGCGTGCAGCGCCGCGGTCAGGTCGACGGGTACGTCGCGGTGGTTCGGGACGTGACGGAGCAGGAGAAGCTGGAACAGGCGCGCCGCGACTTTGTCAGCAACGTGTCCCATGAGCTGCGGACGCCGCTGACGACGGTGAAGTCGTACCTCGAGGTGATGCGCGATCTCGGCGAGGACGAGGCGGAGACGAAGCGGGAGTTTCTCGAGGTCATTGCGCGCGAGACGGATCGCATGGTGCGCCTCACGCGGGACCTGTTGCTTTTGTCGGGCCTCGACCGAGGCGGGCGGCGAAGCGAAGAGATGAGGCCCATCCCCGTTGCAGGCCTGCTCGAAGGGGTGGTCGAGCGGTTTCAGCTGCAAGCGGCGAAACAGGAACTGTCGCTTCGCGTCCACCTGCCTCAGGAGCGCGGGGTGTGCGTCTATGGGGACGAGGATATGGTGAACCGCGTGCTGGACAACCTGGTGTCAAACGCGCTGAAGTACACCCCGCCCGGCGGCCGGATCGACGTGCGCGCGGAAGTTCACGCGCACCAGGTGACGCTGGTCGTCGCGGACACGGGCATCGGCATTCCTGCGGAGGATTTGCCGCACGTGTTCGAGCGGTTTTACCGGGTGGAGAAGGGGCGCAGCCGGCGCGGCGGCGGGACGGGCCTGGGGCTCGCGTTGGCGCGGGAGATGGTGGAGCGGATGGGCGGCGAAATCCGCATGGAGAGCGAGCTGCAGCGGGGCACGACGGTATACGTGACCCTGCGCCGCGCAGAGGAGGATGCCGCATGA
- a CDS encoding S1C family serine protease produces MGQKRPRRAWVAGLLALASGGLGLAAGLTAPRSVPTLSAQAPSHHEVKAVNAAADPGGVVSVSTGVTQAVKRVEPDVVGVENYQLVSNFFSQTSKLQATGIGTGVMFYKDDRHAYIVTNNHVVEGAAKVDIVVDPGKHHDADVVGTDPYTDLAVLRVPASVFRGIEPVTFADSSRIEPGEPAIAIGTPLGLDFADTVTSGIVSAKSRLMPVQDEATGQTLDYQTVIQTDAAINPGNSGGPLLNIRGEVIGINSCKIVAQNFEGMGFAIPSNEVKVVAKQLMDTGHAVHPALGVEGYSLASLPQQMWPDVPVDYGVWVKRVSSPEARAAGLRPGDVIVALNGQTVKTMAELRTALFQIHPGDVAAVRVYRGDKLLALQVKIGQMGTRLTTEPALDVTR; encoded by the coding sequence ATGGGGCAGAAACGGCCGAGGCGCGCGTGGGTGGCGGGGCTCTTGGCGCTCGCGTCGGGCGGGCTGGGGCTCGCCGCGGGGCTGACCGCGCCGCGATCGGTGCCAACCCTGTCGGCGCAAGCGCCGAGTCATCATGAGGTGAAGGCTGTGAACGCGGCGGCCGACCCTGGGGGCGTCGTGAGCGTCTCCACAGGCGTCACCCAGGCGGTCAAGCGGGTCGAGCCGGATGTGGTCGGCGTCGAGAATTATCAACTTGTATCGAACTTCTTCTCCCAGACGTCGAAGCTTCAGGCCACGGGGATCGGCACGGGCGTGATGTTCTACAAGGACGATCGCCACGCCTACATTGTGACGAACAACCACGTGGTCGAGGGTGCCGCGAAGGTGGATATCGTGGTGGACCCGGGCAAGCACCACGATGCGGACGTGGTGGGCACGGATCCCTACACGGACCTGGCGGTGCTGCGCGTGCCGGCGTCCGTGTTTCGCGGGATTGAACCGGTCACGTTTGCCGATTCGAGTCGGATCGAGCCGGGCGAGCCGGCCATCGCCATCGGGACGCCGCTCGGCCTCGATTTCGCCGACACGGTCACGAGCGGCATTGTGAGCGCCAAGAGCCGCCTCATGCCCGTCCAGGATGAGGCGACGGGGCAGACGCTCGACTATCAGACGGTGATCCAGACCGACGCGGCCATCAACCCCGGCAACAGCGGCGGTCCGCTGCTCAACATCCGGGGCGAGGTCATCGGAATCAACAGCTGTAAGATTGTCGCGCAGAACTTCGAAGGCATGGGATTTGCCATCCCTTCGAACGAGGTGAAGGTCGTCGCCAAGCAGTTGATGGACACGGGGCATGCCGTGCACCCGGCGCTCGGCGTGGAAGGTTACTCGCTCGCGTCACTGCCGCAGCAGATGTGGCCTGACGTGCCGGTGGATTACGGCGTGTGGGTGAAGCGGGTTTCTTCGCCAGAGGCGCGCGCGGCGGGTCTCCGTCCAGGCGACGTGATCGTGGCGTTGAACGGCCAGACGGTGAAAACCATGGCCGAGTTGCGCACGGCGCTCTTCCAGATTCACCCTGGCGACGTGGCGGCGGTGCGCGTCTATCGCGGCGACAAACTCCTTGCGCTTCAGGTGAAGATTGGCCAGATGGGGACGAGGCTGACCACCGAACCGGCGTTGGACGTCACGCGCTGA
- a CDS encoding YycH family regulatory protein codes for MKAWARTLKMVVLALLVAASIVLSYALWSGNLQGGAEIGLTETETIPYSTSPSLASTVRPYEIDIRAGDAYTVVRPGSAAYAAWTAILMGLRAERPQPIAAVPSGASMSVVFQFGVPLDPGIGRPWLGDLATSVGAINCRAIVLTPGPGSDCSVVYEGMDSAGKPQLIEATAPAPASALVREASRDVAEAPYAAWSDFEGESFVPEGGRMTSYVYAIAEPSVMPLVQSFFVNPQALTRIQESKTVTIWTDGSRAVQVDRGALSMQYEDPNASTSPAHTEDYIAAIDFLHAHGGGPANLIGFDLIGMLTVNLNGPTYAFSQYVDGYPILANRADYNFEIDSGHVMEFDRPLWELTKPIRASEVPIMGEEALVKALAKVTGTKRVTLSTFHVELGYWPSTQGLKAGQIRLLPVDYVTNANGGVWVLNAATGELVAGGLS; via the coding sequence ATGAAGGCCTGGGCGCGCACGTTGAAAATGGTGGTGCTCGCGCTGCTTGTCGCGGCCAGCATCGTGCTCAGCTATGCGCTTTGGTCGGGGAACTTGCAGGGAGGGGCCGAGATCGGGTTGACCGAGACGGAGACCATCCCGTATTCCACATCGCCTTCACTCGCCTCCACGGTCAGGCCGTACGAGATCGACATCCGCGCGGGGGACGCGTACACCGTGGTTCGGCCGGGAAGCGCCGCGTATGCCGCGTGGACGGCCATTTTGATGGGGCTGCGGGCGGAGCGTCCCCAGCCCATCGCCGCCGTTCCGTCGGGCGCCAGCATGAGCGTCGTGTTTCAGTTCGGCGTGCCGCTGGACCCCGGGATTGGACGGCCGTGGCTCGGCGATCTCGCCACCTCCGTCGGCGCGATCAACTGCCGGGCCATCGTGCTCACGCCCGGACCCGGGTCCGACTGCAGCGTGGTCTATGAGGGCATGGATTCGGCCGGGAAACCCCAGCTCATCGAGGCCACGGCGCCCGCGCCCGCATCGGCCCTCGTTCGCGAGGCGTCGCGCGACGTCGCCGAGGCGCCGTATGCCGCGTGGAGCGACTTCGAGGGCGAGAGCTTCGTGCCAGAGGGCGGACGCATGACGAGCTACGTGTACGCCATCGCGGAGCCCTCCGTGATGCCGCTCGTTCAGTCCTTTTTCGTCAATCCGCAGGCGCTCACGCGCATTCAAGAGAGCAAGACCGTCACCATCTGGACCGACGGCAGCCGGGCCGTCCAGGTCGATCGCGGCGCTCTGTCGATGCAGTACGAGGATCCCAACGCCAGCACCAGCCCGGCGCACACCGAGGACTACATCGCCGCCATCGACTTTCTCCACGCGCACGGCGGCGGGCCGGCCAATCTCATTGGCTTTGACCTCATCGGCATGTTGACCGTGAATTTGAACGGGCCCACGTATGCGTTTTCGCAGTACGTCGACGGCTATCCCATCCTGGCCAATCGCGCCGACTACAACTTCGAAATCGACAGCGGACACGTCATGGAGTTCGACAGGCCGCTGTGGGAGCTCACCAAACCCATCCGCGCTTCAGAGGTCCCCATCATGGGCGAAGAGGCCCTGGTCAAGGCGCTGGCCAAGGTCACCGGCACGAAGCGCGTGACCCTTTCGACGTTTCACGTGGAACTCGGTTACTGGCCGTCCACGCAGGGCCTGAAGGCGGGGCAGATTCGCCTGTTGCCGGTCGACTATGTGACGAACGCCAACGGCGGCGTGTGGGTCTTGAACGCGGCGACAGGCGAGCTGGTCGCGGGGGGATTATCGTGA
- a CDS encoding MBL fold metallo-hydrolase: MQFCVLASGSNGNCLYLESGDTRILLDAGLSGRQLETRLRAQCERELREITAVLVTHEHDDHVKGLVQVAKKSEAPLFMTEGTYAGLPAKARIEERDRVVHIRPGESFVIGNVRVTPFSVSHDAEEPVAFRFDTDDGSLAVVTDLGYVSDHQRALLQGCDVYVFETNHDTEMLRAGPYPWHLKRRILGDKGHLSNVDAAYALIDILGESPAHVYLAHLSGENNLPELAELTVEQIVFDARPELADRVQLHRTSRQGPCAAMEISRATV, from the coding sequence GTGCAATTCTGCGTCCTGGCGAGCGGCAGCAACGGAAACTGCCTTTACCTGGAGTCCGGTGACACGCGCATCCTGCTCGACGCCGGCCTGAGCGGCCGACAGCTCGAGACGCGGCTGCGTGCGCAGTGTGAGCGGGAACTGCGCGAGATCACGGCCGTGCTCGTCACCCATGAGCATGACGATCACGTCAAGGGCCTGGTTCAAGTGGCGAAAAAGAGCGAAGCCCCGCTGTTCATGACGGAGGGTACATACGCAGGCTTGCCTGCCAAGGCGCGTATCGAGGAGCGCGATCGCGTCGTACATATTCGCCCAGGGGAATCGTTTGTGATCGGCAACGTGCGCGTCACGCCGTTTTCCGTGTCCCACGATGCCGAGGAGCCGGTGGCGTTTCGCTTTGACACGGACGACGGCAGCCTGGCCGTGGTGACGGACCTTGGCTACGTGAGCGACCACCAGCGCGCGCTCCTCCAGGGATGTGATGTGTATGTGTTTGAGACGAATCACGACACGGAGATGTTGCGGGCGGGCCCGTATCCGTGGCACCTCAAGCGGCGCATCCTCGGCGACAAGGGACATCTGTCGAACGTGGACGCAGCTTACGCCCTGATTGATATCCTTGGGGAGTCGCCGGCGCACGTGTATCTCGCCCACCTGAGTGGCGAGAACAACCTACCGGAGCTCGCAGAACTCACGGTGGAACAGATTGTCTTCGACGCGAGGCCGGAGCTGGCGGACCGCGTGCAACTGCATCGCACCAGCCGCCAAGGCCCTTGTGCAGCAATGGAAATTTCCCGGGCAACCGTATGA
- the rlmH gene encoding 23S rRNA (pseudouridine(1915)-N(3))-methyltransferase RlmH, with translation MQVAVVAVGKIREKFWLQALREYEKRLSAYVDLEMVEVQDEPDRDDMSAGEVEALLSREADRIERHLRPRDGVIALDIAGDMLSSEAWSERYDRLCAAGYGRLVFVVGGSRGLHPRIKRRAVLRWSFGPLTLPHALARVVLLEQLYRGIRILRGEPYHK, from the coding sequence GTGCAGGTCGCTGTGGTGGCCGTGGGGAAAATCCGCGAAAAGTTTTGGCTGCAGGCGCTTCGCGAATACGAGAAGCGCCTTTCTGCGTATGTCGACCTCGAAATGGTGGAAGTGCAGGACGAGCCCGATCGCGACGACATGTCGGCGGGGGAGGTGGAGGCGCTTTTGTCGCGCGAGGCGGATCGCATAGAGCGGCACTTGCGCCCGCGGGATGGCGTGATTGCGCTCGACATCGCCGGCGACATGCTGTCGTCCGAGGCGTGGAGCGAGCGGTACGATCGGCTGTGCGCAGCCGGGTACGGGCGGCTGGTGTTTGTCGTCGGCGGATCGCGCGGTTTGCATCCGCGGATCAAGCGGCGCGCCGTGTTGCGCTGGAGCTTTGGCCCGCTCACGCTGCCGCACGCGTTGGCCCGCGTGGTCCTCTTGGAGCAGCTGTACCGCGGGATCCGCATCCTGCGCGGCGAGCCGTACCACAAGTGA
- a CDS encoding two-component system regulatory protein YycI, which yields MNWEVAKSWLIALFALLDGILGWLLYESRQLASGYAESPADALANTKTLLANQGFSLATSVPSGQPSLVTFQADFANPRWSALEQAAFPGAKGKVQIAGGTLTTSQGQITVTGQGTWAVQYQPPLQLSQNRGPLAYVFRGSDYEPDPTTSDPVHAVYLELVDGYPVFDADVIAVQQKGELLGYTQTYIDHVEANSPPKPVISALDALDSFAEAVDKAGSGQVNSVVKVDLGYARKIQVTSGSQAILHSYWFPVWRIVTTSGIYFVNAFTGEVEMQNAY from the coding sequence GTGAACTGGGAAGTGGCGAAATCGTGGCTCATCGCGCTGTTTGCGCTTCTGGATGGCATTCTCGGCTGGCTTCTGTACGAGTCGCGCCAGCTGGCGAGCGGCTACGCCGAGTCGCCGGCCGACGCCCTCGCGAACACGAAAACGCTCTTGGCCAACCAGGGATTCAGCCTCGCGACGTCCGTCCCGTCCGGGCAGCCCAGCCTGGTCACGTTCCAAGCGGACTTCGCCAATCCGCGCTGGTCCGCACTGGAACAAGCTGCGTTTCCAGGCGCCAAGGGTAAGGTGCAAATCGCCGGCGGGACGCTGACCACGAGCCAAGGTCAGATCACCGTCACGGGCCAGGGAACCTGGGCCGTGCAATACCAGCCGCCCCTTCAGCTGTCCCAGAACCGCGGTCCGCTCGCGTACGTGTTCCGCGGCTCGGACTACGAGCCCGATCCGACGACGTCCGATCCCGTTCATGCCGTGTACCTCGAACTCGTGGACGGGTATCCCGTGTTTGACGCGGACGTGATCGCCGTGCAGCAAAAGGGCGAGCTTTTAGGCTATACTCAGACGTATATCGATCACGTGGAGGCGAACAGCCCGCCCAAACCGGTGATCAGCGCGCTCGACGCCTTGGACAGCTTTGCCGAGGCGGTGGACAAGGCCGGATCGGGCCAGGTGAATAGCGTGGTGAAGGTGGACCTCGGCTATGCGCGCAAAATCCAAGTGACGTCGGGCAGCCAGGCCATTTTGCACAGCTACTGGTTCCCGGTATGGCGCATCGTCACCACGTCCGGCATCTATTTCGTCAATGCGTTCACGGGCGAGGTCGAGATGCAAAACGCGTATTGA
- a CDS encoding LysR family transcriptional regulator produces the protein MDLQLRVFVTVVEENSFTRAAEKLHISQPAISQHVQTLEQRLGVRLIDRGRRRMQVNPAGKIVYEHAREILSLYRRMERLIADMQDVPAGQVNVGASLTYGEYVLPHVIARFRKTYPAVQPVVSIANTQTIAHAVAVRDLDIGIVEGRDVVEDDVTLTPFAEDEMLVVASPGSPWCAEAPDRRLLERAPWFIREPGSGTREMTDRLFAQLGIQPRDLVEYTSSQVIKESVAAGLGLACLSRWVVARELAWGMLQALAIPCAPVKRTFSIVTPKSEFETRASRLLHAFLLEHGSPENPSMTSG, from the coding sequence GTGGATTTACAGTTGCGAGTGTTTGTCACCGTCGTCGAAGAAAACAGCTTCACGCGCGCGGCGGAAAAGCTGCACATCAGCCAGCCGGCCATCAGCCAGCACGTGCAGACCCTCGAGCAGCGGCTCGGCGTCCGCCTGATCGATCGCGGAAGGCGGCGCATGCAGGTCAATCCCGCCGGAAAAATTGTCTACGAGCACGCCCGCGAGATCCTCTCGCTCTACCGCCGCATGGAGCGGCTCATCGCGGACATGCAGGACGTGCCTGCCGGACAGGTGAACGTGGGCGCAAGCCTCACCTACGGCGAATACGTGCTTCCTCACGTCATCGCGCGCTTTCGCAAGACTTACCCCGCCGTGCAGCCCGTCGTATCCATCGCCAACACGCAGACCATCGCCCACGCCGTGGCTGTGCGCGATCTCGACATCGGCATCGTCGAGGGCCGCGATGTCGTCGAGGACGACGTGACCCTGACGCCGTTCGCCGAGGATGAGATGTTGGTGGTGGCGAGCCCAGGATCGCCCTGGTGCGCCGAGGCGCCGGATCGCCGTCTGCTGGAACGCGCGCCCTGGTTCATCCGCGAGCCCGGATCCGGTACGCGCGAGATGACGGATCGGCTGTTTGCACAGCTTGGCATTCAGCCGCGCGATCTCGTCGAATACACGAGCAGCCAGGTCATCAAGGAGTCGGTGGCTGCAGGCCTTGGCCTCGCGTGTCTGTCCCGCTGGGTCGTGGCAAGAGAGCTCGCGTGGGGCATGCTGCAAGCCCTCGCCATCCCCTGTGCACCGGTGAAGCGCACGTTTTCCATCGTCACGCCGAAGTCGGAGTTCGAGACCCGGGCGTCGCGGCTGCTCCACGCGTTTCTGTTGGAACACGGATCGCCCGAGAACCCAAGCATGACCTCCGGGTGA
- a CDS encoding TDT family transporter has product MHIIRQFGVNWFTTVMGIGIVAALTYTSPIHLPLQHAVGEVLFICVNVVFVISLLMWLLRWLLTPDAAIEDFRHPGRALFYGALAMGMNVVGNDYFLIGTHMMQKHTAIVISFAIWLAGVAASLFSVIVVPYLLFTEHKVERDETVASWLIPLVPPIVAAATGTNLIPYAGGPGAQFTMTAGILALFGMTFFLYLMASALVYSRLVFHRRLNGQEAPTLWIEIGPIGMTMGTFSGIALNAPHVFGTAAGPLRDLGGVVAIAMWGVGVWWILMSALYTFLHLSPKGEGLPFHLGWWSYVFPMGAFTNGTYALHKLVGHPFFAVAGLVQLGILWLCFVIVMARTIHGVAAGHLIQWRPHHETRSPLKARRA; this is encoded by the coding sequence ATGCACATCATCCGGCAGTTTGGCGTCAACTGGTTCACGACGGTGATGGGTATCGGCATTGTCGCGGCGCTCACGTACACATCGCCGATTCATCTGCCGCTGCAACATGCCGTCGGCGAGGTCTTGTTCATCTGCGTCAATGTCGTGTTCGTGATTTCCCTGTTGATGTGGCTGTTGCGCTGGTTGCTGACGCCCGACGCCGCAATCGAGGACTTTCGCCATCCCGGCCGGGCCTTGTTCTACGGCGCGCTGGCCATGGGCATGAACGTGGTGGGCAACGACTACTTCCTCATCGGCACGCACATGATGCAAAAGCACACGGCTATCGTGATCAGTTTCGCCATCTGGCTCGCGGGCGTTGCCGCGTCGCTTTTCTCCGTGATTGTGGTGCCTTATTTGCTCTTCACGGAGCATAAGGTGGAGCGAGATGAGACGGTGGCGTCGTGGCTCATTCCGCTCGTCCCGCCCATCGTGGCGGCGGCCACCGGCACCAACCTGATCCCCTACGCCGGAGGGCCTGGGGCGCAGTTCACCATGACAGCAGGTATCCTGGCGCTCTTCGGCATGACGTTCTTCCTGTACCTGATGGCCAGCGCGCTCGTCTATTCGCGCCTGGTCTTTCACCGCAGGCTGAACGGACAGGAAGCGCCGACGCTGTGGATTGAAATTGGGCCCATCGGCATGACCATGGGCACGTTCTCGGGCATCGCGCTCAACGCGCCGCACGTCTTCGGCACCGCCGCCGGCCCCTTGCGCGATCTCGGCGGGGTCGTGGCCATCGCCATGTGGGGTGTCGGCGTCTGGTGGATCCTGATGTCGGCGTTGTACACGTTCCTGCACCTGTCGCCGAAAGGCGAGGGGCTTCCCTTTCACCTCGGCTGGTGGAGCTACGTCTTCCCCATGGGCGCCTTCACGAACGGCACCTACGCGCTGCACAAGCTTGTCGGGCACCCGTTCTTCGCCGTGGCGGGTCTGGTGCAACTCGGCATTCTGTGGCTATGTTTCGTGATCGTGATGGCGCGCACCATTCACGGCGTGGCCGCGGGCCATCTGATTCAGTGGCGCCCACATCACGAGACCAGGTCACCACTGAAGGCGCGGCGCGCGTGA
- the dnaB gene encoding replicative DNA helicase, with product MAAEETLWREPGTEAALHMPPHSLEAEQAVLGAMLISPDAVVEALELLEPDDFYRSAHQAIYRAIREVYEAGDPVDIITVASRLRTYGDVLEAVGGPEYLADLAAMMPTALHAVHYAEIVREKALLRRIISVGTRIAEEAYEPDASATEVLADAERLVLELSQHQRTRDFTHIADVLQTTFERIEQLYESDGNITGVPTGYGDLDRMTSGFQKSDLIIVAARPSVGKTAFALNIAQNVAVRAGLPVAIFSLEMSKDQLVQRMLCAEAFIDGHKLRNGTLDDEDWPKLSMGVTTLSNSPIYIDDTPGITVPEMRSKLRRLKLEHGLGFVVIDYLQLIHGRRTAGENRQQEISDISRSLKQLARELEVPILALAQLSRSVEQRQDKRPMLSDIRESGSIEQDADVVAFLYRDDYYNPDTENPNVVEVIIAKQRNGPTGKIELVFLKNFNKFVNLERAHAEP from the coding sequence ATGGCGGCAGAGGAGACGCTGTGGCGGGAGCCGGGGACGGAGGCGGCGCTGCATATGCCGCCTCACAGCCTCGAGGCGGAGCAGGCCGTGCTCGGCGCCATGCTCATCTCGCCGGATGCCGTCGTCGAAGCGCTCGAACTTCTCGAACCGGACGACTTCTACCGCTCCGCGCACCAGGCCATCTACCGCGCGATCCGCGAGGTGTACGAGGCCGGGGATCCCGTCGACATCATCACGGTTGCGTCGCGGCTTCGAACCTACGGCGATGTCCTCGAGGCGGTAGGAGGCCCCGAATATCTGGCCGATCTCGCCGCGATGATGCCCACCGCGTTGCACGCCGTGCACTACGCCGAGATCGTGCGGGAAAAGGCGCTGCTCAGGCGAATCATCTCCGTCGGCACGCGGATCGCCGAGGAGGCGTACGAGCCCGACGCTTCGGCGACGGAGGTCCTGGCGGACGCCGAGCGGCTGGTCCTCGAGCTCAGCCAGCACCAGCGGACGCGCGACTTCACGCACATCGCCGACGTGCTGCAGACCACCTTTGAGCGAATTGAGCAGCTGTACGAGAGCGACGGCAACATCACGGGCGTCCCCACCGGTTATGGCGATCTCGACCGCATGACGAGCGGCTTTCAGAAGTCGGACCTCATCATCGTGGCGGCCCGCCCCTCGGTCGGTAAGACGGCCTTTGCGCTCAACATCGCGCAGAACGTCGCCGTTCGCGCAGGGCTGCCCGTCGCGATTTTCTCGCTCGAGATGTCGAAGGACCAGCTCGTGCAGCGCATGCTTTGCGCGGAGGCGTTCATCGACGGCCACAAGCTGCGGAACGGAACGCTGGACGACGAGGACTGGCCCAAGCTGTCGATGGGTGTGACGACGCTCAGCAACTCGCCCATCTACATCGACGACACGCCCGGCATCACGGTGCCGGAGATGCGGAGCAAGCTCCGCCGCCTGAAGCTCGAGCACGGCCTTGGGTTTGTCGTGATCGACTATTTGCAGCTCATTCACGGCAGGCGCACGGCGGGGGAGAACCGCCAGCAAGAGATCTCCGATATCTCCCGCTCTCTGAAGCAGCTGGCGCGCGAGCTTGAGGTGCCCATCCTGGCACTCGCTCAGCTGAGCCGGTCGGTGGAGCAACGCCAGGACAAGCGGCCGATGCTCTCGGACATCCGCGAGTCGGGTTCCATCGAGCAAGATGCCGACGTGGTGGCGTTTTTGTATCGTGACGATTACTACAACCCGGACACGGAGAATCCGAACGTGGTCGAAGTCATCATCGCGAAGCAGCGGAACGGCCCGACGGGCAAGATTGAGCTCGTGTTTCTCAAGAACTTCAACAAATTCGTCAATCTCGAACGGGCACACGCGGAGCCATGA